The following proteins come from a genomic window of Phacochoerus africanus isolate WHEZ1 chromosome 9, ROS_Pafr_v1, whole genome shotgun sequence:
- the IL17F gene encoding interleukin-17F, with product MTILCDTAVVKSLLLLMLGLTLLGEAAARKILKPGDPALCPPLEDHSVRVDIRILSQNQGVPLSHDFQNRSSSPWDYNITRDPHRFPSEIAEARCRHTGCINAQGQEDSSMNSVPIQQEFLVLRREPQGCSRSFRLEKVRVTVGCTCVTPMVRYVRGLRAAGQLG from the exons GTCAAGTCCCTGCTGCTGTTGATGTTGGGGCTGACCCTGCTAGGGGAGGCGGCAGCTCGGAAAATCCTCAAACCAGGGgatcctgccctctgcccccctctGGAGGACCACAGCGTGAGGGTTGACATCCGCATCCTCAGTCagaaccagggagttcccctctCACATGACTTCCAGAACCGATCCAGCTCCCCCTGGGATTACAA CATCACCCGGGACCCCCACCGGTTCCCCTCCGAGATTGCAGAGGCCCGTTGCAGGCACACGGGCTGCATCAACGCCCAGGGGCAGGAAGACAGCTCCATGAACTCCGTCCCCATCCAGCAAGAGTTCCTGGTCCTTCGGAGGGAGCCCCAGGGCTGCTCTCGCTCCTTTAGGCTGGAGAAGGTGCGGGTCACTGTTGGTTGCACCTGTGTCACTCCCATGGTCCGCTATGTGCGTGGCCTGAGAGCAGCAGGTCAACTCGGCTAG